In Massilia forsythiae, one DNA window encodes the following:
- the fur gene encoding ferric iron uptake transcriptional regulator: MSNNPTDLKASGLKATLPRLKILEIFQNSTVRHLTAEDVYKTLLNENMDVGLATVYRVLTQFEQAGLLNRNHFETGKAIYELNAGSHHDHLVCIDCGHVEEFYDEEIESRQQKIALERGFKIAEHALAIYGNCIKTNCPHRH, translated from the coding sequence ATGAGCAACAACCCTACCGACCTGAAGGCCAGCGGCCTCAAAGCGACCTTGCCGCGCCTGAAAATCCTGGAAATTTTCCAGAACAGCACGGTGCGGCACTTGACGGCGGAAGACGTCTACAAGACCTTGTTGAACGAAAACATGGACGTCGGCCTGGCCACCGTGTACCGCGTGCTGACCCAGTTCGAACAAGCCGGCTTGCTGAACCGGAACCATTTCGAAACCGGCAAGGCGATCTACGAACTGAACGCCGGCTCGCACCACGATCACCTGGTCTGCATCGATTGCGGCCACGTCGAAGAGTTCTACGACGAGGAAATCGAGAGCCGCCAGCAAAAGATCGCCCTGGAACGCGGCTTCAAGATCGCCGAGCACGCATTGGCCATCTACGGCAATTGCATCAAGACGAATTGCCCGCACCGCCACTGA
- a CDS encoding THUMP domain-containing class I SAM-dependent RNA methyltransferase: MTSYFCPCPRGMEQALADELAEIAQHTNSPTLKVHNQVPGGVHCSGSMLDAYRVNLHSRIASRVLMRMANRTYANENDIYDLVLEQPWEDWFGVDHTIRVDITAVKSPLTSLEFTTLKIKDAVCDRFRDQFGKRPSVDTRTPDMRIVGFLDQRNFTIYLDTSGEALFKRGWREETGDAPLRENLAAGLLRVAGWKPGMPLFDPMCGSGTILIEAAQMVQGIPPGARRRFAFEKFANFERQAWQDMKAAIKPNPLPAEPTIFGSDISGDMVAMTRHNLRSAGVLIEVPLKQIEAQQVQAPTSQPGLLVTNPPYGERIGVRGDSTIPQDEMAVGFYQALSTTLKQRFAGWTVYLFTADLGLPKMLRLKESRKTPFFNGALECRLFRFDMVAGFNRRDAAKPDSAKPKQDH; this comes from the coding sequence ATGACCTCCTATTTTTGCCCCTGCCCGCGCGGCATGGAACAGGCGCTGGCCGACGAACTGGCCGAGATCGCGCAACACACGAACAGCCCGACGCTGAAGGTCCACAACCAGGTGCCGGGCGGCGTGCATTGCTCGGGCAGCATGCTCGACGCCTACCGCGTCAACCTGCACTCGCGCATCGCCTCGCGCGTGCTGATGCGCATGGCCAACCGCACCTACGCCAACGAGAACGACATCTACGACCTGGTGCTGGAACAGCCCTGGGAAGACTGGTTCGGCGTCGACCACACCATCCGCGTCGACATCACCGCCGTCAAATCGCCGCTGACCAGCCTGGAATTCACGACCTTGAAAATCAAGGACGCGGTGTGCGACCGCTTCCGCGACCAGTTCGGCAAGCGCCCGTCGGTCGACACGCGCACGCCCGACATGCGCATCGTCGGCTTCCTCGACCAGCGCAATTTCACGATCTACCTGGACACCTCGGGCGAAGCGCTGTTCAAGCGCGGCTGGCGCGAAGAGACCGGCGACGCGCCGCTGCGCGAGAACCTGGCTGCCGGCCTGCTGCGCGTGGCCGGCTGGAAGCCGGGCATGCCGCTGTTCGATCCGATGTGCGGCTCGGGCACGATCCTGATCGAGGCGGCGCAGATGGTGCAGGGCATCCCGCCCGGCGCGCGCCGGCGCTTCGCCTTCGAAAAATTCGCCAACTTCGAGCGCCAGGCCTGGCAGGACATGAAGGCAGCGATCAAGCCGAACCCGCTGCCCGCCGAGCCGACCATCTTCGGCTCCGACATCTCGGGCGACATGGTCGCCATGACCCGCCACAACCTGCGCTCGGCCGGCGTGCTGATCGAGGTGCCGCTCAAGCAGATCGAAGCGCAGCAGGTGCAGGCGCCGACGTCCCAGCCGGGCCTCCTGGTGACCAATCCGCCGTACGGCGAACGCATCGGCGTGCGCGGCGATTCCACCATCCCGCAGGACGAAATGGCGGTCGGCTTCTACCAGGCGCTGAGCACCACCCTGAAGCAGCGCTTCGCCGGCTGGACCGTGTACCTGTTCACCGCCGACCTCGGCCTGCCGAAGATGCTGCGCCTGAAGGAATCGCGCAAGACGCCGTTCTTCAACGGCGCCCTCGAATGCCGCCTGTTCCGCTTCGACATGGTGGCCGGCTTCAACCGCCGCGACGCAGCCAAGCCCGACAGCGCCAAACCCAAGCAGGACCACTAA
- a CDS encoding barstar family protein codes for MATVELNGAAIVDAESFHVESQRAFGFPDSYPHTMDSWVDCLSYLRDEDGMSSIRLAEDETLHIVVVHSDALRERAEDVLEEMAFCIIGINERYEDYGEKPALELALR; via the coding sequence ATGGCCACCGTCGAATTGAACGGCGCCGCAATCGTCGATGCGGAAAGTTTTCACGTCGAAAGCCAGCGCGCCTTCGGCTTTCCCGATTCCTATCCGCATACCATGGATTCCTGGGTCGATTGCCTGAGCTACCTGCGCGACGAGGATGGCATGAGCAGCATCCGCCTCGCGGAAGACGAAACCCTGCACATCGTGGTCGTTCACTCCGACGCCCTGCGCGAGCGCGCCGAGGATGTGCTGGAAGAGATGGCGTTCTGCATCATCGGCATCAACGAGCGCTACGAGGACTACGGCGAAAAACCGGCGCTCGAGCTCGCGCTGCGATAG
- a CDS encoding glutamate-5-semialdehyde dehydrogenase, with protein MDITNYMHTIGRQARAAARAMARADGATRNRALLLIAAAIERDADRLRAANARDLDAARDNGLAPALLERLALSDKAITTMVDGLRQIVALPDPVGEMSNLKFRPSGIQVGQMRVPLGVIGIIYEARPNVTVDAAGLCIKSGNAAILRGGSEAIHCNRALAALVAEGLRGAGLPEQGVQVVDSVDRAAVGVLITMPEYVDVIVPRGGKGLIERLMREATVPMIKHLDGICHVYIDGKADIAKALPIAFNAKTHRYGTCNTMETLLVARDIAPTVLPQLAALYAAKEVELRADAQALALLDGYPRLAAATEDDWRAEYLAPILAVKVVDGIDAAIDHINTYSSKHTDAIVTEDYSDALRFLREVDSASVMVNASTRFADGFEYGLGAEIGISNDKLHARGPVGLEGLTSLKYVVFGHGEVRT; from the coding sequence ATGGATATCACCAACTACATGCACACGATCGGCCGCCAGGCGCGCGCGGCCGCGCGCGCGATGGCGCGCGCCGACGGCGCCACCCGCAACCGCGCGCTGCTCTTGATCGCCGCCGCCATCGAGCGCGACGCCGACCGGCTGCGCGCCGCCAACGCGCGCGACCTCGACGCCGCGCGCGACAATGGCCTGGCGCCGGCCCTGCTGGAGCGCCTGGCGCTGTCCGACAAGGCGATTACGACCATGGTCGACGGCCTGCGCCAGATCGTCGCGCTGCCGGACCCGGTCGGCGAGATGAGCAACTTGAAATTCCGCCCGAGCGGCATCCAGGTCGGCCAGATGCGCGTGCCGCTGGGCGTGATCGGCATCATCTACGAGGCGCGCCCGAACGTGACGGTGGACGCGGCCGGCCTGTGCATCAAGAGCGGCAACGCCGCCATCCTGCGCGGCGGTTCGGAAGCGATCCACTGCAACCGCGCGCTGGCCGCGCTGGTGGCCGAGGGCTTGCGCGGCGCCGGCCTGCCGGAGCAGGGAGTACAAGTGGTCGACAGCGTCGACCGCGCCGCCGTCGGGGTGCTCATCACGATGCCGGAATACGTCGACGTGATCGTGCCGCGCGGCGGCAAGGGCTTGATCGAGCGCCTGATGCGCGAAGCCACGGTGCCGATGATCAAGCACCTGGACGGCATTTGCCACGTCTACATCGACGGCAAGGCCGACATCGCCAAGGCGCTGCCGATCGCGTTCAACGCCAAGACGCACCGCTACGGCACCTGCAACACCATGGAAACGCTGCTGGTGGCGCGAGACATTGCGCCCACGGTCTTGCCGCAACTGGCCGCGCTGTACGCCGCCAAGGAAGTCGAACTGCGCGCCGATGCGCAAGCGCTGGCGCTGCTGGACGGCTACCCGCGCCTGGCCGCCGCCACCGAGGACGACTGGCGCGCCGAATACCTGGCGCCGATCCTGGCGGTGAAGGTGGTAGACGGCATCGACGCGGCCATCGACCACATCAACACCTATTCGTCGAAGCACACCGACGCCATCGTCACCGAGGACTACAGCGACGCGCTGCGCTTCCTGCGCGAGGTGGATTCGGCTTCGGTGATGGTGAATGCCTCGACCCGCTTCGCCGACGGCTTCGAATACGGCCTGGGGGCCGAGATCGGCATCTCGAACGACAAGCTGCACGCGCGCGGGCCGGTGGGGCTGGAGGGGTTGACGTCGCTGAAGTACGTGGTGTTCGGGCATGGCGAGGTGCGGACGTAA
- the leuS gene encoding leucine--tRNA ligase, with translation MQDKYSPAEVEQAAQAYWKSIDAYKAVENDPRFPKGKYYACSMLPYPSGKLHMGHVRNYTINDVMYRYLRMNGYNVLMPMGWDAFGMPAENAAMANNVPPAEWTYSNIAHMRGQMESMGLAIDWSREMTACKPDYYKWNQWMFLKMLEKGIIYQKTGTVNWDPIDQTVLANEQVIDGKGWRSGATVEKREIPMYYVRITDYAEELLDYVDNRLPGWPERVRIMQANWIGKSTGVRFAFPHSIAGDDGAPINDGKLYVFTTRADTIMGVTFCAVAAEHPLALHAARDNPELQAFIAECKQGSVIEADMATMEKKGMPTGLTVTHPVSGEQVPVWVGNYVLITYGDGAVMGVPGHDERDFEFAKKYDLPIKQVVAVEGENFSLDGWQAWYGDKEKGVVVNSGKYDGLDHIAAVNAVSGDLANLGLGDKKVTFRLRDWGISRQRYWGTPIPMIHCEQCGAVPVPEKDLPVVLPEDCVPDGSGNPLKKHEAFLKVDCPCCGAPARRETDTMDTFIDSSWYYMRYTSPGSNDAMVDPARNDYWMPMDQYIGGIEHAVLHLLYARFWTKVMRDFGLVKFDEPFVNLLTQGMVLNETYYREDEAGKKTWFNPVDVDLVFDDRGRPQAAALKADGAPVVIGGTEKMSKSKNNGIDPQAQIEQYGADTARLFTMFAAPPEQTLEWSESGVEGASRFLRRVWAFAYAQRERIAAALAGQQQGTLDEAHKTLRREVHKILQQADYDLKRIQYNTVVSACMKMLNTLESAKLAEGSAGDAVTAEGLSIFLRMLNPVAPHITHALWQELGYAAAYGDILDVQWPQVDPAALEQAEIELMIQVNGKLRGSVKVAKDADKAAIEAAALASETVQKFVEGTPKKVIVVPGKLINIVV, from the coding sequence ATGCAAGATAAATATAGTCCAGCCGAAGTCGAACAGGCCGCCCAGGCTTACTGGAAGTCGATCGACGCCTATAAAGCGGTCGAGAACGACCCGCGTTTCCCGAAAGGCAAGTACTACGCTTGCTCGATGCTGCCTTACCCGTCGGGCAAGCTGCACATGGGCCACGTGCGCAACTATACGATCAATGACGTGATGTACCGCTACCTGCGGATGAACGGCTACAACGTGCTGATGCCGATGGGCTGGGACGCTTTCGGCATGCCGGCGGAAAACGCGGCGATGGCCAACAACGTGCCGCCCGCCGAATGGACCTATTCCAACATCGCCCACATGCGCGGCCAGATGGAGTCGATGGGCCTGGCCATCGACTGGTCGCGCGAAATGACCGCCTGCAAGCCGGACTACTACAAGTGGAACCAGTGGATGTTCCTCAAGATGCTGGAAAAGGGCATCATCTACCAGAAGACCGGCACCGTGAACTGGGACCCGATCGACCAGACCGTGCTGGCCAACGAGCAGGTCATCGACGGCAAGGGCTGGCGTTCGGGCGCGACGGTGGAAAAGCGCGAGATCCCGATGTACTACGTGCGCATCACCGACTACGCCGAAGAGCTGCTGGACTACGTCGACAACCGCCTGCCGGGCTGGCCGGAGCGCGTGCGCATCATGCAGGCCAACTGGATCGGCAAGTCGACCGGCGTGCGCTTCGCCTTCCCGCACAGTATCGCGGGCGATGACGGCGCGCCGATCAACGACGGCAAATTGTACGTGTTCACCACGCGCGCCGACACCATCATGGGCGTGACCTTCTGCGCCGTCGCTGCCGAGCACCCGCTGGCGTTGCACGCCGCCAGGGACAATCCGGAACTGCAGGCCTTCATCGCCGAGTGCAAGCAGGGTTCCGTGATCGAAGCCGACATGGCCACCATGGAAAAGAAGGGCATGCCGACCGGCTTGACCGTCACCCATCCGGTCTCGGGCGAGCAGGTGCCGGTCTGGGTCGGCAACTACGTCCTGATCACCTACGGCGACGGCGCCGTGATGGGTGTGCCGGGCCACGACGAGCGCGACTTCGAATTCGCGAAAAAATACGACCTGCCGATCAAGCAGGTGGTGGCGGTGGAGGGAGAAAACTTCTCGCTGGACGGCTGGCAGGCGTGGTACGGCGACAAGGAGAAGGGCGTCGTCGTCAACTCCGGCAAGTACGACGGCCTGGACCATATCGCCGCCGTCAACGCGGTGTCGGGCGACCTGGCCAACCTGGGCCTGGGCGACAAGAAGGTGACCTTCCGCCTGCGCGACTGGGGCATCTCGCGCCAGCGCTACTGGGGCACGCCGATCCCGATGATCCACTGCGAGCAGTGCGGCGCCGTGCCGGTGCCCGAAAAGGACCTGCCGGTGGTGCTGCCGGAAGACTGCGTCCCGGACGGCAGCGGCAATCCGCTGAAAAAACACGAAGCGTTTTTGAAAGTCGACTGCCCGTGCTGCGGCGCGCCGGCGCGCCGCGAGACCGACACGATGGACACCTTCATCGATTCGTCCTGGTACTACATGCGCTACACCTCGCCGGGTTCGAACGACGCGATGGTCGACCCGGCCCGCAACGACTACTGGATGCCGATGGACCAGTACATCGGCGGTATCGAGCACGCCGTGCTGCACCTGCTGTACGCGCGCTTCTGGACCAAGGTGATGCGCGACTTCGGCCTGGTGAAATTCGACGAGCCCTTCGTCAACCTGCTCACGCAAGGCATGGTACTCAACGAGACGTATTATCGCGAAGACGAAGCCGGTAAAAAAACCTGGTTCAACCCGGTGGACGTCGACCTGGTGTTCGACGACCGCGGCCGCCCGCAAGCCGCCGCCTTGAAAGCCGACGGCGCGCCGGTGGTCATCGGCGGCACCGAGAAGATGTCGAAGTCGAAGAACAACGGCATCGACCCGCAGGCCCAGATCGAACAGTACGGCGCCGATACCGCGCGCCTGTTCACCATGTTCGCGGCGCCGCCGGAACAGACGCTGGAATGGTCGGAGTCGGGCGTGGAAGGCGCCAGCCGCTTCTTGCGCCGCGTGTGGGCGTTCGCGTACGCCCAGCGCGAGCGCATCGCGGCGGCGCTGGCCGGCCAGCAGCAAGGGACCTTGGACGAAGCGCATAAAACGCTGCGCCGCGAAGTGCACAAGATCCTGCAGCAGGCGGATTACGACCTGAAACGCATCCAGTACAACACCGTGGTGTCGGCCTGCATGAAGATGCTCAATACCCTGGAGTCGGCCAAGCTGGCCGAGGGCAGCGCGGGCGACGCGGTGACCGCGGAAGGCCTGTCGATCTTCCTGCGCATGCTGAACCCGGTGGCGCCGCACATCACCCACGCGCTGTGGCAGGAACTCGGCTACGCCGCCGCCTACGGCGACATCCTCGACGTGCAATGGCCGCAGGTCGACCCGGCCGCGCTGGAGCAGGCCGAGATCGAGCTGATGATCCAGGTGAACGGCAAGCTGCGCGGCTCGGTGAAGGTGGCCAAGGATGCCGACAAGGCCGCCATCGAAGCCGCCGCGCTGGCCTCGGAAACGGTGCAGAAGTTCGTCGAAGGCACGCCGAAGAAGGTCATCGTCGTGCCCGGCAAGCTGATCAACATCGTGGTGTAG
- a CDS encoding outer membrane protein assembly factor BamE, with protein MRIKNAVFHRSHARAALVAGLACTALAVSGCASWRNQTKPAAPVSTAPGAVAADADKAAAIANAGAQTTQTTKLQKFLWVFSPYRPDIQQGNFVSQEMLGQLKPGQTRDQVKFILGTPLMADAFHADRWDFPFYLARGNGELTTSRVSVFFKDNKVDHVDGGNLPTEREYIARLIGISKYEVKSADEDIADMKRKNEKAGKGE; from the coding sequence ATGCGCATCAAGAATGCCGTTTTCCATCGTTCCCACGCCCGGGCTGCGCTCGTGGCCGGCCTCGCCTGCACGGCGCTGGCGGTCTCGGGTTGCGCGTCCTGGCGTAACCAGACCAAGCCGGCAGCGCCGGTGAGCACTGCGCCGGGCGCGGTCGCCGCCGATGCCGACAAGGCCGCGGCCATCGCGAACGCCGGCGCGCAGACCACGCAGACCACCAAGCTGCAGAAATTCCTGTGGGTGTTTTCGCCTTATCGCCCGGACATCCAGCAGGGCAACTTCGTGTCCCAGGAAATGCTGGGCCAGCTGAAGCCCGGCCAGACCCGCGATCAAGTTAAATTCATCCTCGGTACGCCGCTGATGGCCGACGCCTTCCACGCCGACCGCTGGGACTTTCCGTTCTACCTGGCGCGCGGCAACGGCGAGCTGACCACCAGCCGCGTCAGCGTGTTCTTCAAGGACAACAAGGTCGACCATGTCGACGGCGGCAACCTGCCGACCGAACGCGAATACATTGCGCGCCTGATCGGCATTTCGAAGTACGAGGTCAAGAGCGCCGACGAAGACATCGCCGACATGAAGCGCAAGAACGAAAAGGCCGGCAAGGGAGAGTGA
- a CDS encoding CopD family protein, producing MYLWIKSFHLIFVASWFAGLFYLPRIYVNLAQESNPAATERLLGMARRLLRFTTMLAVPALLLGLWLWLGYHIQGGWLHAKLALVLLVIGYHHACASLLKKFERGVNTRSHKWFRVFNEVPVLLLIAIVILVIVKPF from the coding sequence ATGTACCTCTGGATCAAATCCTTCCACCTCATCTTCGTCGCTTCCTGGTTCGCCGGCCTGTTCTACCTGCCGCGCATCTACGTGAACCTGGCCCAGGAAAGCAACCCGGCCGCGACCGAGCGCCTGCTCGGCATGGCGCGGCGCCTGCTGCGCTTCACCACGATGCTGGCGGTGCCGGCGCTGCTGCTGGGCTTGTGGTTGTGGCTGGGTTACCACATCCAGGGCGGCTGGCTGCACGCGAAATTGGCACTGGTGCTGCTGGTGATCGGCTACCATCACGCCTGCGCTTCGCTGCTGAAGAAATTCGAACGCGGCGTCAATACGCGCAGCCACAAGTGGTTCCGCGTGTTCAACGAAGTGCCGGTGCTGCTGCTGATCGCGATCGTGATCCTGGTGATCGTGAAGCCGTTCTGA
- a CDS encoding LPS-assembly lipoprotein LptE has protein sequence MRVPSKMVRAAVAALLVAGSLSGCGFQLRGANGTYTLPFKSIYVGLPDNSALGTELRRNLRAGDQVAIADKAEGADAQLVVLSETRGKSILSLNSLGRVREYLLTYTLRFTVRDAKGAELLPATEISLRRNMAFDETQVLAKESEEALLYRDMQADLVQQIIRRLAAIKPAR, from the coding sequence ATGCGCGTCCCTTCCAAGATGGTGCGCGCGGCCGTGGCCGCGCTGCTGGTGGCCGGTTCGCTGTCCGGCTGCGGGTTCCAGCTGCGCGGCGCCAACGGCACCTATACGCTGCCTTTCAAGAGCATCTACGTCGGCCTGCCGGACAATTCGGCGCTGGGCACGGAACTGCGCCGCAACCTGCGCGCCGGCGACCAGGTCGCGATTGCCGACAAGGCCGAGGGCGCCGACGCGCAGCTGGTGGTGCTGAGCGAAACGCGCGGCAAGTCGATCCTGTCGCTGAACAGCCTGGGCCGGGTGCGCGAGTACCTGCTGACCTATACGCTGCGCTTCACGGTGCGCGATGCCAAAGGCGCCGAGCTGCTGCCGGCCACCGAGATCTCGCTGCGCCGGAACATGGCGTTCGACGAGACGCAGGTGCTGGCCAAGGAGTCCGAGGAAGCGCTGCTGTACCGCGACATGCAGGCCGACCTGGTGCAGCAGATCATCCGCCGCCTGGCGGCGATCAAGCCGGCACGGTGA
- the dapB gene encoding 4-hydroxy-tetrahydrodipicolinate reductase, translating to MTQLNIAVAGASGRMGRMLVEAIAAAPDATLSGALDREGAPCIGTDAGAFSGQLAGVAIQSDLAKGLAGADFLIDFTRPEGTLQHLAYCAEHGIKVIIGTTGFDEAGKAAIRAAAAKTAIVFAPNMSIGVNVTLKLLEMAAKNFSEGYDIEIIEAHHRHKVDAPSGTALKMGEVIADALGRDLQACAVYGREGVTGERDPSTIGFATVRGGDIVGDHTVLFAGTGERIEISHKSSSRVSYAQGSLRAARFLADKQAGLFDMQDVLGLKAAPEMTAAQDLGLSALG from the coding sequence ATGACCCAGTTGAACATCGCCGTGGCCGGCGCCAGCGGCCGCATGGGCCGCATGCTGGTCGAAGCCATCGCCGCCGCACCCGACGCCACCCTGTCCGGCGCGCTCGACCGCGAAGGCGCACCCTGCATCGGTACCGACGCCGGCGCCTTTTCCGGCCAGCTGGCCGGCGTGGCGATCCAGTCCGACCTCGCCAAGGGCTTGGCGGGCGCCGATTTCCTGATCGATTTCACCCGTCCCGAAGGCACGCTGCAGCACCTGGCTTACTGCGCCGAGCACGGCATCAAGGTGATCATCGGCACCACCGGCTTCGACGAGGCCGGCAAGGCCGCGATCCGCGCCGCCGCCGCCAAGACCGCGATCGTGTTCGCTCCCAACATGAGCATCGGCGTGAACGTCACGCTGAAGCTGCTGGAAATGGCCGCGAAGAATTTTTCGGAAGGCTACGACATCGAGATCATCGAGGCGCACCACCGCCACAAGGTCGACGCCCCGTCCGGCACCGCGCTCAAGATGGGCGAGGTGATCGCCGACGCCCTCGGTCGCGACTTGCAGGCATGCGCGGTGTACGGCCGCGAAGGCGTGACCGGCGAGCGCGACCCGTCGACCATCGGCTTCGCCACCGTGCGCGGCGGCGACATCGTCGGCGACCACACCGTGCTGTTCGCCGGCACCGGCGAGCGCATCGAGATCAGCCACAAGTCGAGCAGCCGGGTCAGCTATGCCCAGGGTTCGCTGCGCGCGGCGCGCTTCCTGGCCGACAAGCAGGCCGGTTTGTTCGACATGCAGGACGTGCTGGGGCTCAAGGCCGCGCCCGAGATGACGGCGGCGCAGGACCTCGGCTTGAGCGCGCTGGGCTGA
- the holA gene encoding DNA polymerase III subunit delta: MQLRPEALDGHLAKGLSPLYVITSDEHLLALEAADKIRRAARKHGYSERDVLTVERTFKWGELLAANQALSLFGDKKLIELRIPGGKPGKDGSAALQGYAKDLNPDNLTLITLPKLDWQTAKSAWVASLQQTAVYIEIPNVERAQLPAWIGTRLAAQQQGAERHSLDFIADRVEGNLLAAHQEIQKLALLYEPGKLTHEQVIDAVLNVARYDVFKLSEAMLAGDAARLVRMLDGLKGEGEALPLVLWAVSEEIRTLLKLKAGVAQGRPLGALLKEYRIWGPRERMMEPALRRIALPTLEAALQQAAQVDKMVKGLRAKQFAGDAWDAMLQLALRVAS, translated from the coding sequence ATGCAGTTGCGGCCTGAGGCGCTCGACGGGCACCTCGCCAAGGGGTTGTCTCCCCTGTACGTGATCACCAGCGACGAGCACCTGCTGGCGCTGGAAGCGGCGGACAAGATCCGCCGCGCGGCGCGCAAGCACGGCTATTCCGAGCGCGACGTGCTGACGGTCGAGCGCACCTTCAAGTGGGGCGAACTGCTGGCCGCCAACCAGGCCTTATCCCTGTTCGGCGACAAGAAGCTGATCGAGCTGCGCATCCCCGGCGGCAAGCCGGGCAAGGACGGCAGCGCCGCCCTGCAGGGCTACGCGAAGGACCTAAACCCGGACAACCTGACCCTGATCACGCTGCCCAAGCTGGACTGGCAGACGGCCAAGTCGGCGTGGGTGGCGAGCCTGCAGCAGACGGCGGTGTACATCGAGATCCCCAACGTCGAGCGCGCCCAGCTGCCGGCCTGGATCGGCACGCGCCTGGCCGCGCAGCAGCAGGGCGCCGAACGGCACAGCCTGGATTTCATCGCCGACCGCGTCGAGGGCAACCTGCTGGCGGCGCACCAGGAAATCCAGAAGCTGGCGCTGTTGTACGAACCTGGCAAGCTGACGCACGAGCAGGTGATCGATGCCGTGCTGAACGTGGCGCGCTACGACGTGTTCAAGCTGTCGGAAGCAATGCTGGCCGGCGACGCCGCGCGCCTGGTGCGCATGCTCGACGGCCTGAAGGGGGAAGGGGAGGCGCTGCCGCTGGTGCTGTGGGCAGTCTCCGAAGAAATCCGCACGCTGCTAAAATTGAAGGCCGGGGTGGCGCAGGGACGGCCGCTCGGCGCGCTGCTGAAGGAATACCGCATCTGGGGACCGCGCGAACGCATGATGGAGCCGGCCCTGCGGCGCATCGCCTTGCCGACGCTGGAGGCAGCGTTGCAGCAGGCGGCGCAGGTCGACAAGATGGTGAAAGGTCTGCGCGCGAAACAGTTCGCGGGCGATGCGTGGGATGCCATGCTGCAGCTGGCCTTGCGCGTGGCGTCGTGA